Genomic DNA from Ruminococcus sp. OA3:
AAAACATCTTATGTTGTGGTTTATCGTTTAATTTCGCGCGCGCATTTTTTATTAATCCGCATTTCAAAACATCTTATGTTGTGGTTTATCGCTGCAAAGAAGAGATAGTAGAGCTTACATACTTATATTTCAAAACATCTTATGTTGTGGTTTATCTATTTGCATTGTTCTCAGCTGCTTATACAGCTTCAATTTCAAAACATCTTATGTTGTGGTTTATCGAATCTAAGCGCGCATAAAGCTCTTTCCAATCTCCATTTCAAAACATCTTATGTTGTGGTTTATCGTGACTACGCTTTGGTTGGACGGTGATCCTAATTTAATTTCAAAACATCTTATGTTGTGGTTTATCAAATATCCTCCTGGTCAAGCTGTCTGTGATTTCACATTTCAAAACATCTTATGTTGTGGTTTATCATACGAAAACGCTACGGCAATTATAGACTGTCTGCCATTTCAAAACATCTTATGTTGTGGTTTATCCCTCGCATTTGCGCCCTTCTCATCTCCTATATGTTTTTATTATACCCTAAAAACCGTCACTTTTCAATTTTTTACCAAGTGTCAGCCTCCTTTTCCATCTCCAACACCACTTCACCATCTTTCCCAGTATTTATCATATCTTTAAGCCTTTCCCCATAAAAATCACTTGGTAAAAATACCCTAAATCATTAAGTCCTCCCCTGTATCATTCTTCCCATTACCTAACACCTCCTCACCAAAAACATTATCATTCATTAACTTGATAATACATACAAAATCTTCTTCTACCTCTATAATTGTGCTAAGCTCATTTTTCAGTCGTATAAATTTTGACGGAGTCATCTCTCCGCGAAACACGGACTTCTGAAAATGAGAAAGATATTTCTTACATACCTTAAACACCTTCTGCACCCGTTTTTCCCCAACATCATAAAAAACAAACGCATAATTATAATTCAGCTGTTTTTTCATCAGATCCCTTCTTTCAAAGAAAACGGAAGAAACTCTCTATCTTCCAATATGTTCTTAATCAGTTTATAGCAGTCCAGCTTTATCGCTGTTCTGTACGAAACCTTCCGTTTCAATCTAGAATGCATAAACACATTTTCCAGCCTCCCTTCAAATGCCTCAATAAATATCTTTCTTCCTTCATCATTCAACATACAATAATTTACCCTTTTGTCAAAATGTTTTTCAACCTGTATTTTGCGATTATTAACCAACTCAAAAATAGTCCTAAAAACAATAACCGGTTTGAACACCTCACTGATATCAAGGCTCAACGAAAATCTGCCTTCTGACGGTTCATGAAGAAAACTTACTCTCTGATCTAAATGTGTCTGGTAAATTGCAGAAATTGTTTTCGTATAGAGCAATGTATTTCCAAAAGAAACCATTGCATTCATAGGATTGTCTGGCGGCCGTTTTACCCGCTTGTTCATCACAAAATCTTCAGGCAAAAAATGTTGAAAATCATTATAGAATCTTATCCAAACTTCACCTTCACAAGCCAATAATTCTTTAATGTCATCAACTTGTTCCACCTGCCCCAAAAATGTTGTTTTAATCCAATCAATTGTTCTTTTTACCTCTTTCTTATCATGTTTATAATAATGATACAATACCTCATAAATATTCAAACCAATACCACGGACAATTGACCGTGCAATGTCCATCCTGTCATTTTGATATTTTTCCGCTTGTTTCACTACCAGTTTTCCACTTAAATAATGGTCCCTTGGGTAAAAGGTACCGCTGTAACCTCCGTAATAGTTAAAAAAGTGAACAATAATATGATTCTGAGACAAAAAATCCAATAATTTTGTATTGATACTGACTTCATTAAAACAATAAATTTCTTTTGTGTTCTCAACCGGAATATAGACATTCTTTCCCTCTTTTCGAAAACACAGAGAATTATCTTTTCTTGTAAGCTCACCCATAGACATAATATATCGTGTACTTCCCAATCTTTTCACCCCACTATTTCTAAATATAACAGTACTCATAATACGCACACTTCTTACACTTTGGCGCGTAAACACACTCCGGAATCTTTTCACTTTGCAGTAACTCTTCAATTTCTCTCACATATTTCCGAAGCTGCTCTTCCAATTCCTCTGTCAATTCAAGATACAATACCTTATTTTCTTTCTTATTCTTCTCAACAAATTCCAGTCTGCCTTTACGGGTAACCCCTTTTTCCTTCAGAACACTTAGATAATACAACAGCTGCCATTTTGATGCCTCTACATCGGCATCTGATTTTTTGATTTCCGTCAGATATTCCTTTGTCAACCTGTCCAGACGTATGTTATCAACTGTAATTTCCGTATCCTTTTTTTCCTCCGCTTTTTCCTCATGTATTGCCTTTCCAATTTTCACCTGTTCACTGTTATCCTCCAGATTCAACCTGTTTCCATGTAAATAGCACTGACGTTTACAATGAAAATAATAATTAATCAACGTCCCATTTACTTTCATAATCCACTCACCTCCTAAAGAAACAGCATTTCTCCATTTTCAAATTTTTTGCGGTCAAGAATCCCATTCTCATCAAAAAATGCTTCTCCATCTTCAATATAATAAATATCACCAATCTGTTCATTCCAATCAAACACGGCATTCTTACTTAACTGATAAAGAAAGACATTCATACTGCTTCTCACCTTATATAATCGCACCTTCTTTTCTGCAAATTCCATTTCCTCATTTAACAGTAGTTCCTTATACTCCTCCCAGACAGTCCTGCCATCGATTTCTCCTGCTCCTTCCTCTTTAATATTTCTTGCCAAATACACCGAAACCATCTGTCTATTATCGTCAATCAGCTTCATTCTCTCGTGGACCTTTACGAAGTCTAAACTTCCCACACACTCGCTGAAAAACTGCTCTAGATTCTGGGAATCAGCTTTTTCTTTTCTCATTTTTAAGATGCGTAATATTTGCTCATAATAATTCTGATAGTTTTTCGTAGCAAGAATTTCCCGCATGGTTTCATTTTTCAATGTAAATTCCGGATTAATGCGGATATCCCTCCGGTAAATACCCTTTGCATCATCTAAATCAAAAAAATAGACAACGCCGCTTCTCTTACAGGAACGGTTAATGCGCCCCATAAACTGCTCCTCGCTGTCCAACCTGGAGCTATCTTTATATCCAATATCAAAGTCTATGTCCACGCCGGCTTCCACTACCTGCGTTGCCACCAATATGATTGTCTCCAGTTCTTCTGTCATATGAATCATCCGCTTTCTGTCAAGGATACTGCTGTCGCCCGTCATAAGAAGTACTTCAAAATCTGTCTTTTCTTTTATGAGCCTATAAAATCCGTCTGCTCTGCTTTTATTGATGAACTCAATCAATATCTTTTTCCCTTCCTGGACATGCTCAATCATATGTTCTGCAAGAAGTTCCAGCGTAATCTTCTCCTGTAATAATTCATAATTCGGAACCACTCTTTTTGCAAATACCGGATGGTTAAAATACTTTTCTCTGTCATTTATTAAGTTTACCGCCCCCAACCGGTTATCTGTTAAAATCTCCAAATTAGGCAGCGTTGCAGACATAATGATGACCTTAATATTTAAAAGCTGAGCAAAACCCTTTAGAAATGTAATGATTTCACTCCATAATTCATTTTTATAGCTCTGAATTTCATCCAATACAATTACCGAATTACAGAGCTGGTGAAATCCAAACAAATCCTCCCTGCCATTTCCGAACAGTGTCCGAAACAGTGAGACATGCGTGGACAAAACAAGCGGATAATTTAAAAACTGCCGATCCAGCAATAGTTCCTGGAACTTTTTCTGACTTTCCGTATCGTAAAGTTCCTCACTTCCCTTTATGGGAACCAGAGAGTTGACCACTGCAATCTGAGCCATTGTCTTCTCGTAATCTCCAAATACCTTCCTAAGCGTCTCCATATTTTGTTCTACCAGCGTATTAAATGGATAAATATAAAATATTTTCTGCAGTCCTTCTCCCATACTCAGCAGCTGAAAGCTTAAATTGATCGACGTATTACTCTTTCCGCTTCCCGTTGGCGCTTCCAGATAAAACAGTGATTGGCTGCTGTGTTCCTTTAATTCTCGTTCCGCATCCAGAAACAACTCTGTCCGCAATATATTAATCTTACTCTGCCTCTCAAGTTCCTTTGAATCCATGGGATAAGATGATGATTCATAAGTCCTGATACTTTTCATCACCTCGGTTTTCTCATATTGCTCTATGATATCCTGAAGATTTTCAATATTTCCAAACGTTTTTATTTCTACGCCACTCATAAACTCCGTGGTCGCATAATAGTCCGATGCCACAAGAAGTGAATACAAAAGCCTGGAATATCCGTACAGCCAAACCTGCCTCTTTGTATCTCCCGCTCCTATCCGCTGTAGAGAATTCTTTTTTTCTCTGTCTTTTATCGTAAATATACTACCCGCACCGTCTTCTACTTTTTCTTTCCAGCTATCCAGCCACTTTTTAGCATACCACCCAAGATTACTTTCGCTATCTTCATCAAAGCTGTACACGTATTCCTTAAATTCTTTCATCACCCCATGATGTCTGGCAATCAAAAAGGAATGGATAAATACCAAATCTTTAAGCCTTCTCTTTTCCTCCTTATTCTCTACCTCACCTACACGGCACAAAAAATAATCCAGGTAAAATGCCGCAGATAAAATAGAATGCTTGCTGCCCAGATTCCCCTCCGGGGCAATTTCCGGATGCCATTTATGTTTCATTTTTTTGATCTGAAACAATGGATTGATCTTCCCCATATCATGAAACGTAACTACATTCATCAGAATACTGTCAAACAATATTTCGGTATCAGAACTCATACTGCCCAGATATTTTTCTCGAAATCTTATAAAAACTTTATCCAATTTCTTCTGCTGAATAATATTCAAAAAATATTTCTGACACAGTTTTGTATGCTCAATTACCGTTTCCTTTTTTCCGCCGTCCAACGGCAGATGGGCATAACACTCAGATATGTTCGGCTCAAATTCTTCCAAAGCTATGTACATGTCTTTTCTTAACATCTCGTTCCTCCATTACACAAAACCCCCGCCTTTTAAAGCGGGGGCTTCTGAATTAATAAAATATCAGCATTTTTTTCTCTGTTCTGGCCGCAAACCCTTTTTCCATTCTCACCGGAAGGTTTGTATAGCAGAAGGTATCATAAACATATAAATTTGTATAAGCGTCTAAGCCTATCGGCAACTTTTCCTCATACTTAAATTCCTGTATCTCATCCTCCTCATCCGGCAAAAGTAACTCTCCCGTCTCTTTGGGAAACAGACAGGCAAATTGCACCTCCTTCTCCGGTTCCTGGTCTAATTCCACAATCTGTGCATTCCTGATATCTGCAGGATGGTCGTTCTTTCCCAGATAAGGCATATAGACGCACTTCCCATTCACAATAAACTCTGCCAGTTTTTTCGCCTCCTGGCAATCTAACAACACAAAGATTTCCCAGATCGGTTCCTCCAGCCACTGCTCCTTAACGATCAGATTTCCACCCTGTTCCTTGGACGCATACCCAATGGAATTATTAAAAAATTGGACTTTTTTCGGAATATATCCCTTTTCATTCTTAGGAACAATGGACACCCTGATGTCTTTCAGCCGTTCATAAAATTCCGGATATTCCTCGATGAGCTGCGCTTTTTTCTTCTTGCTCTCCCACTCCTTCTGCCCATAGCCCTGATAGCCTAAGATTGCGCCAAACATTCCCAAAAGTGCTGCTTTATGAATCTGTCCAAAGGTAAAATAGCAATATGCATTTACCTCGGGTTTTTTTAAAAACGCCGTTTTACCGCTTAGTGTAAATTTCAGAGCCTTCATAATACTACACCTCTTTTTGTGTAATAATGTTAAACACCTCTGCGTTACTGATATTGTTTGTCAATTCCGTCGTGTACGGGTTATAATAAATTTCAACCTTTTTGATCTTATCGCTTAACTGATTTAAAAATTCACCGCACATCACCAAATCAATTTGATTTTTCACCTCACTCTTTTCAAAGTTGATATACTCTGACAAGTTAGGCAGATATAAATCCGGTTCCGTTTCCACGAAAAGAGCAAACTCATTTTCACATCCTTCCTTTGCATTTGTCGCAAATGAAGTGGCAGATACCAGCGCAGTCCTCTTAAAATTCTGATAATCCTCTTCCGTGTATCCCTCTGTAACTCCAAGCTCTACCAGTTCCTTATACGCCGACGGGTTTACCACAAACGGATAAAAATAGTGCGCTTCGTTGCTGGTGATTTTTGTCCCCAATGTAGAATTTTTTGCTTCATCCTTTTTATCGTCCTTACTGCCGTCACGGAACGGGGAAAGTATTTGCTGCTCTTCTGCGGTTGTCCCCTCATACTTGTTAAATCCTTGTCCAAACTGGACCGCTCCGGTAATGGAAATATTGTTTCCCTCTTCTGCAAATGTAGCCCCGAAATTTTTTACATCTACCGCAGTCATAAGGTTGGTCAACACCTCTTTCGTATCCTTACAATCCTTCAAATTTTTTACATTGAAAATATGTTCATACCGCTCTTTTAAACTTTTCGGAACCAGCGCATTGTCTTTCTCTGAAAATTTCATAGATTTTATGTACAGAACCTTTTTCCCTTCATTATCCCACATTTTTTTCATGGGATATTTCAACGCCTTATCACTGCCAAACACCGTTCCATCTGAGATCGTTTTCGGATATCCTGTAAAATCCGCATTCCAGTTTGCCATAATAGAAGAAATCCCAAGCACTCCATACACCCGTTTATTCATATTACTGTTCCTCCTCTTCCTTTTTTGATTCATAAATCAGGTTACTGCTTAAATATCCAGCAATAATTGCTGTCTGGTTCATCTTTCCCTCCAGAACATACCTGCATACCATCCCAAACAGATTCTTAAATCTACTGCCGTTAAAATTAAGCTGATAATTATATTTCATAAAATACTGTTTCAATTTTTCTTTAATAATTTCATCATTTTTCGCATTGAAAAATGGGTTAGCCAGAGAATGTACCTTCTCTCTTGATTTATTGAGGGAAATAAAATAGTACACAAGCTGTCCTACCGCATAAAAGTATTCCTCGTCGCTCTTTATCTGGTCCGTCTCCTTCTGATTGATTTTATTTCTTAGCACATCTTCTATATTTTTATACCTGTCAGCCATCTGTTTCCCTCCTGAAAAATAGTCTTTTAATGAACACATTAGATTAAACTGCTTTCCTGATTTCGGAATAAACCCGTTTTGAATGGAACTTTTCGTCATATTCATACATACCTGTTCCATAATTCTCCCGATATTCTTTTCCTGTCCTTTATATAACCATGCAAAGATGGCGTCTCTGGCCCATAGAAGACTCCTCTTCAGTTCTCCGTCAGCCTGCAGCTCATCTGCCGGTGTAAAATAATTTGGAATCAGCCATTTAGAAAATACCACATCATCGAGCACAGCCTGCAGTTCCTTTTTCACTCCATAGTTCTTATAGATCTCATCCTTATCCGGCAGTTGAAGTACATTTTGGTAGGAAAATTTTTGCTTTAAATAATACCGATAATCCACAATTACATCCTGGTGCCAGATTTCAACCTCTTTTCCTTTCCGCACCTGGAGATAAAAACCAGAAAAATCCCGCTCGACCATTTCCCCTTTTTTTCTGGAAAGAATCTTTTTCCCTTCCATATCAAAAAAGAGATTGACTTCACCCTTTACTGCCTGGTTCATCAGATAATCAAAGAACTTTCTCTGTAGCACAGCCTCCTCAGACGTCACCAGGTAGGGAACGGTAATTTTCCGCGTTCGGTTTTCCATATATGGTTTTTTCTGATTCAACCCCAGATTATCATTGGGAAGTCCCAGTATCTCTCCGCCAATCTTGATATTATAATCATTCTTATTAAAAATTTTTGTTATCAGATAACGCTGCTCCTCCCGCAGATATACATCATCCTCATCCTCAAAAAAGATTTTTAAATAATTCTTACCAGTCAGTGTAACTCCCAAATCCTCAAGAGCAAATATATGTTCTTTGATCCACTTGCGGTTTCGTTCTAATTTTTCCTGATTAATTTCTCCCAGCTGCTCAGCAATGTAGTCATACATTTCCCTGTCCTTTGGCTTGCTGTACTTTTCTCTGGGATTGCAAAGCACATCAAAATAGCGGTCAATCGCTTCTTCGTTTAATTTACCATTTTGCAAACTCTCCTGCTTTACCCAAAACGACAGATAGTTGTTAGAATGAATGACCTTTTTGGGATCCTGGGGTTTATCCATGCTGACTAAACGACTGTGGTAATCATAAAAACAAATTCGTTCATATGTAGATGGAATGTATTCCAATTCCCGCGTTTTCTTATCCATCTTGATTTCCTCAGGATAACCTATGCTGCCATCCTCCTTCACAATCAGATAAATCCCTTCCGCCGGAACATAGCTGTCCAGAATAAGCCTGTCCAGATTCCCACTGTCCCCTGCCGCTCGTTCCATCTCTTTTTTAAAGATTTCCAGACAATCTTTTAACACCAAATCACCTGCCTTCTATATCCATCGATAGTTACAGAATCCAAAACCACGGCTGTTCATCTCACATAAGCCTGCCCCAAGAAGAAAATACGCCAGTTCCTGAGCCCTCGGATTGTCTGCAACCTTAAGATTGATTTTGTCCCCCAAAAGTTTAATCCCCTTATATTGCACACAGACAGGCTTTTTGTTTAAAAATTCTATATTTGTATACAGTTGAAAATCCTCGTCAATTTTGCTCTCCGTAAACTGATTGTATTTTTTAACCGCATTTTCAAAAAGACGCCGTTCATACTCTTTTAAGGACATCACGTTCTTCCAGTACCCGTTTTCTGTCTTCACAATCGTTGAAGTCAAAGAATATATTTCTCCTATAGTTTTTTTAGGAAGCACACGGTTTTCCGCCGTCAGGCCCTTCATGTATGGTGTGTTATGATTGTAAAGAGTTTCCGAAAAGAAACGGGCGAGTTTTATATCTACTGTTCTGATTGTGATTGTGTAAATTCCCTCTT
This window encodes:
- the cas5b gene encoding type I-B CRISPR-associated protein Cas5b codes for the protein MKALKFTLSGKTAFLKKPEVNAYCYFTFGQIHKAALLGMFGAILGYQGYGQKEWESKKKKAQLIEEYPEFYERLKDIRVSIVPKNEKGYIPKKVQFFNNSIGYASKEQGGNLIVKEQWLEEPIWEIFVLLDCQEAKKLAEFIVNGKCVYMPYLGKNDHPADIRNAQIVELDQEPEKEVQFACLFPKETGELLLPDEEDEIQEFKYEEKLPIGLDAYTNLYVYDTFCYTNLPVRMEKGFAARTEKKMLIFY
- the cas3 gene encoding CRISPR-associated helicase Cas3'; amino-acid sequence: MLRKDMYIALEEFEPNISECYAHLPLDGGKKETVIEHTKLCQKYFLNIIQQKKLDKVFIRFREKYLGSMSSDTEILFDSILMNVVTFHDMGKINPLFQIKKMKHKWHPEIAPEGNLGSKHSILSAAFYLDYFLCRVGEVENKEEKRRLKDLVFIHSFLIARHHGVMKEFKEYVYSFDEDSESNLGWYAKKWLDSWKEKVEDGAGSIFTIKDREKKNSLQRIGAGDTKRQVWLYGYSRLLYSLLVASDYYATTEFMSGVEIKTFGNIENLQDIIEQYEKTEVMKSIRTYESSSYPMDSKELERQSKINILRTELFLDAERELKEHSSQSLFYLEAPTGSGKSNTSINLSFQLLSMGEGLQKIFYIYPFNTLVEQNMETLRKVFGDYEKTMAQIAVVNSLVPIKGSEELYDTESQKKFQELLLDRQFLNYPLVLSTHVSLFRTLFGNGREDLFGFHQLCNSVIVLDEIQSYKNELWSEIITFLKGFAQLLNIKVIIMSATLPNLEILTDNRLGAVNLINDREKYFNHPVFAKRVVPNYELLQEKITLELLAEHMIEHVQEGKKILIEFINKSRADGFYRLIKEKTDFEVLLMTGDSSILDRKRMIHMTEELETIILVATQVVEAGVDIDFDIGYKDSSRLDSEEQFMGRINRSCKRSGVVYFFDLDDAKGIYRRDIRINPEFTLKNETMREILATKNYQNYYEQILRILKMRKEKADSQNLEQFFSECVGSLDFVKVHERMKLIDDNRQMVSVYLARNIKEEGAGEIDGRTVWEEYKELLLNEEMEFAEKKVRLYKVRSSMNVFLYQLSKNAVFDWNEQIGDIYYIEDGEAFFDENGILDRKKFENGEMLFL
- the cas2 gene encoding CRISPR-associated endonuclease Cas2, whose product is MKKQLNYNYAFVFYDVGEKRVQKVFKVCKKYLSHFQKSVFRGEMTPSKFIRLKNELSTIIEVEEDFVCIIKLMNDNVFGEEVLGNGKNDTGEDLMI
- the cas6 gene encoding CRISPR-associated endoribonuclease Cas6; this translates as MKNNINVYEIRVKVFLLQEIPLNFLQSSITDFIDSAMGEEEAFLNLHEANCFKGYSLSLFYPVEKDKLYKKEGIYTITIRTVDIKLARFFSETLYNHNTPYMKGLTAENRVLPKKTIGEIYSLTSTIVKTENGYWKNVMSLKEYERRLFENAVKKYNQFTESKIDEDFQLYTNIEFLNKKPVCVQYKGIKLLGDKINLKVADNPRAQELAYFLLGAGLCEMNSRGFGFCNYRWI
- the cas1b gene encoding type I-B CRISPR-associated endonuclease Cas1b, translating into MGSTRYIMSMGELTRKDNSLCFRKEGKNVYIPVENTKEIYCFNEVSINTKLLDFLSQNHIIVHFFNYYGGYSGTFYPRDHYLSGKLVVKQAEKYQNDRMDIARSIVRGIGLNIYEVLYHYYKHDKKEVKRTIDWIKTTFLGQVEQVDDIKELLACEGEVWIRFYNDFQHFLPEDFVMNKRVKRPPDNPMNAMVSFGNTLLYTKTISAIYQTHLDQRVSFLHEPSEGRFSLSLDISEVFKPVIVFRTIFELVNNRKIQVEKHFDKRVNYCMLNDEGRKIFIEAFEGRLENVFMHSRLKRKVSYRTAIKLDCYKLIKNILEDREFLPFSLKEGI
- a CDS encoding type I-B CRISPR-associated protein Cas8b/Csh1 → MLKDCLEIFKKEMERAAGDSGNLDRLILDSYVPAEGIYLIVKEDGSIGYPEEIKMDKKTRELEYIPSTYERICFYDYHSRLVSMDKPQDPKKVIHSNNYLSFWVKQESLQNGKLNEEAIDRYFDVLCNPREKYSKPKDREMYDYIAEQLGEINQEKLERNRKWIKEHIFALEDLGVTLTGKNYLKIFFEDEDDVYLREEQRYLITKIFNKNDYNIKIGGEILGLPNDNLGLNQKKPYMENRTRKITVPYLVTSEEAVLQRKFFDYLMNQAVKGEVNLFFDMEGKKILSRKKGEMVERDFSGFYLQVRKGKEVEIWHQDVIVDYRYYLKQKFSYQNVLQLPDKDEIYKNYGVKKELQAVLDDVVFSKWLIPNYFTPADELQADGELKRSLLWARDAIFAWLYKGQEKNIGRIMEQVCMNMTKSSIQNGFIPKSGKQFNLMCSLKDYFSGGKQMADRYKNIEDVLRNKINQKETDQIKSDEEYFYAVGQLVYYFISLNKSREKVHSLANPFFNAKNDEIIKEKLKQYFMKYNYQLNFNGSRFKNLFGMVCRYVLEGKMNQTAIIAGYLSSNLIYESKKEEEEQ
- a CDS encoding type I CRISPR-associated protein Cas7, with amino-acid sequence MNKRVYGVLGISSIMANWNADFTGYPKTISDGTVFGSDKALKYPMKKMWDNEGKKVLYIKSMKFSEKDNALVPKSLKERYEHIFNVKNLKDCKDTKEVLTNLMTAVDVKNFGATFAEEGNNISITGAVQFGQGFNKYEGTTAEEQQILSPFRDGSKDDKKDEAKNSTLGTKITSNEAHYFYPFVVNPSAYKELVELGVTEGYTEEDYQNFKRTALVSATSFATNAKEGCENEFALFVETEPDLYLPNLSEYINFEKSEVKNQIDLVMCGEFLNQLSDKIKKVEIYYNPYTTELTNNISNAEVFNIITQKEV
- the cas4 gene encoding CRISPR-associated protein Cas4; the encoded protein is MKVNGTLINYYFHCKRQCYLHGNRLNLEDNSEQVKIGKAIHEEKAEEKKDTEITVDNIRLDRLTKEYLTEIKKSDADVEASKWQLLYYLSVLKEKGVTRKGRLEFVEKNKKENKVLYLELTEELEEQLRKYVREIEELLQSEKIPECVYAPKCKKCAYYEYCYI